A window of Pirellulales bacterium contains these coding sequences:
- a CDS encoding GlsB/YeaQ/YmgE family stress response membrane protein produces the protein MPEVQVPSELEHWANVVLVWIGFGTLVGLAAKAIMPGRDPGGAVTTLLMGIGGSVIGSGVMTYFWEGQHVTPLSPLGFAVAVGGSFLLLFFYRLLAGHVISEGVDGRSYVRPRRRVRRYRDADVLIDE, from the coding sequence ATGCCGGAAGTCCAAGTTCCCAGCGAACTCGAGCACTGGGCCAATGTCGTGCTCGTGTGGATCGGCTTCGGCACTCTGGTCGGCCTGGCGGCCAAGGCCATCATGCCTGGCCGCGATCCCGGCGGTGCCGTCACGACCTTGTTGATGGGCATCGGCGGCAGCGTGATCGGCTCGGGCGTGATGACCTACTTCTGGGAAGGCCAACACGTCACGCCCTTGTCGCCCCTGGGCTTCGCCGTGGCAGTCGGCGGTTCATTCTTGCTGCTGTTCTTTTACCGCTTGCTGGCGGGCCACGTGATCAGCGAAGGCGTCGACGGACGCAGCTATGTCCGACCACGGCGCAGGGTGCGGCGCTATCGCGACGCCGACGTGCTGATCGACGAGTGA
- the panB gene encoding 3-methyl-2-oxobutanoate hydroxymethyltransferase gives MTNDAHRVTVPKFVAMKAAGHKITMLTAYDFVTARLLDESGIEAILVGDSMSMVVQGHGNTLPVTLDEMIYHAEMVGRAVNRALVVVDMPFPSFHLGIHRAIESAGRILKETRCQAVKLEGGADQADVIAALARAGIPVMAHVGLRPQNVLQLGGHKVQRDEDVLMADAKAAAEAGAFAIVLECIPAEIAHKVTAAVDVPTIGIGAGPGCDGQVLVIHDLLGLTTGYLPRFVKAYADLHGVISGAVAQFRDDVRRGEFPGPEHCYK, from the coding sequence ATGACGAACGACGCCCATCGCGTGACCGTGCCCAAGTTCGTCGCCATGAAGGCGGCCGGGCACAAGATCACCATGCTGACCGCGTACGACTTTGTCACGGCGCGGCTGCTGGACGAATCTGGAATCGAAGCAATTCTGGTCGGCGACAGTATGTCGATGGTCGTCCAGGGGCACGGAAACACCTTGCCGGTCACGCTTGACGAGATGATCTATCACGCCGAGATGGTCGGCCGGGCCGTCAATCGGGCATTGGTGGTGGTGGACATGCCCTTTCCCAGCTTTCATTTGGGGATACACCGGGCGATCGAAAGCGCCGGCCGCATCCTCAAAGAGACGCGCTGCCAGGCCGTCAAGCTGGAAGGCGGGGCCGACCAGGCCGACGTGATCGCCGCCTTGGCGCGGGCCGGCATTCCCGTGATGGCCCATGTTGGTCTACGGCCGCAAAATGTCCTGCAACTGGGCGGACACAAGGTCCAGCGCGACGAAGACGTGCTGATGGCGGACGCCAAGGCCGCGGCCGAAGCCGGCGCGTTTGCCATCGTGCTCGAGTGCATTCCGGCGGAGATCGCCCACAAGGTGACCGCGGCGGTCGACGTGCCGACGATCGGCATCGGCGCCGGTCCGGGCTGCGATGGCCAGGTGCTGGTGATTCACGACCTGCTCGGACTGACGACCGGCTATTTGCCGCGATTCGTCAAGGCCTACGCCGATCTGCACGGCGTGATTTCCGGTGCCGTCGCACAGTTTCGCGACGACGTGCGTCGGGGCGAATTTCCCGGTCCCGAGCATTGCTATAAATAA
- a CDS encoding GNAT family N-acetyltransferase, with amino-acid sequence MKLSHSSLPATSVVEFNRLEDLVRLHLTWKRLLGQTRGASFFQSLEWLQTTLKHADSETRLRVIVAYEGDQPLGILPLVIRTEQTRVGKVRVCTYPLADWGSFYGPIGPQPTATLMLGLRHLQETARDWDLLDLRWVHRDGVDYGRTPNAMRSAGLQSSDRVWSEVPLVELQGTWEEYLASRDRQWRRKLPQNERRLRETGGELTFVRYRPESTAAGGGDPRWDLYETCEQLAAASWQGASIDGTTLSHGESREYLRDMHLTAAHVGALDLNLLYVGGRPAAFLYGYHYAGNVFALRVGYDASVAQHGAGKLLMARVIEDSFQRGDHTLDLGPGSLEYKRHWQTRLAESHSYCHFAVTAKAQVLRLKRAAVQWMHGRSIVAAG; translated from the coding sequence ATGAAGCTTTCCCACTCCAGCCTGCCGGCGACCAGCGTCGTGGAGTTCAACCGTCTCGAGGACCTGGTTCGCTTGCATCTGACCTGGAAGCGGCTGCTTGGGCAGACCCGCGGGGCGTCGTTCTTCCAATCGCTCGAATGGCTGCAGACGACCCTGAAGCACGCCGACTCCGAAACCCGGCTCCGCGTGATCGTGGCCTACGAAGGGGACCAGCCACTGGGGATCCTGCCGCTGGTGATTCGCACGGAGCAGACGCGGGTGGGCAAAGTCCGGGTCTGTACCTATCCGTTAGCCGATTGGGGCAGCTTCTATGGCCCGATTGGCCCCCAGCCGACAGCCACCCTGATGCTCGGCTTGAGACACTTGCAAGAAACGGCGCGCGACTGGGATTTGCTCGACCTGCGCTGGGTGCACCGCGACGGCGTCGACTACGGCCGCACCCCCAACGCCATGCGTTCCGCGGGGCTGCAGTCGTCCGATCGCGTATGGAGCGAGGTGCCGCTGGTCGAGCTTCAAGGCACCTGGGAGGAGTACCTGGCCAGCCGCGACCGGCAGTGGCGCCGGAAGCTACCGCAAAACGAGCGCCGCCTGCGCGAGACCGGCGGCGAGCTGACCTTTGTCCGCTACCGGCCGGAGAGCACCGCGGCGGGCGGGGGCGACCCGCGGTGGGACCTGTACGAAACCTGCGAGCAACTGGCCGCCGCGAGCTGGCAAGGCGCGAGCATCGACGGCACGACGCTCAGCCACGGTGAAAGCCGCGAGTATCTTCGCGACATGCACCTGACGGCCGCCCACGTCGGCGCCCTCGATCTGAACTTGTTGTACGTGGGCGGACGCCCCGCGGCCTTTCTGTATGGCTATCACTACGCGGGCAACGTGTTCGCCCTGCGCGTCGGCTACGACGCCAGCGTCGCGCAGCATGGCGCCGGCAAGTTGCTGATGGCCCGGGTGATCGAAGACAGTTTCCAACGAGGCGACCACACGCTGGACCTCGGGCCCGGTTCGCTCGAGTACAAGCGCCATTGGCAGACCCGGCTCGCGGAATCACACAGCTACTGTCATTTCGCGGTGACGGCCAAGGCCCAGGTTCTGCGATTGAAGCGCGCCGCGGTGCAATGGATGCACGGCCGGTCGATCGTGGCCGCGGGCTGA
- a CDS encoding DUF1501 domain-containing protein, whose amino-acid sequence MRHLLHRRANVSLKQGQVLGRRDFLRGVSLAGLAAGTLSWTDLMAVHARELRSRNKACILLWMQGGPSPFETFNPLPDHENGGETKAIDTAVPGIQIADNFPHVAQVMDDVALVRSMTTKEGNHQRASFLLHTGYAPTASVKHPTLGSIASRELGDDACDLPAFVRIGKQFRNTGGGGLLGSEYDPFVMATAAQLPSNTKLTTDEARFQRRLGLLERLEGDHVTREVSDHRKLYEQTARMVTSRDMRAFDLAEEPDKVREAYGEGDFAAGCLMARRLIESGVTFVEVSAGSWDTHDDNFNRVRKLAGEVDQPFAQLVRDLKQRSLLDDVLVVWMGEFGRTPKINPRGGRDHYPKAFNVALAGGGIRGGQVIGKTDPSGAEVADRPVTVQDLLQTVCQSLKIDAAKENMSSIGRPIKVVDGGAPISELFA is encoded by the coding sequence ATGAGACACTTGCTGCATCGTCGCGCGAACGTGAGCCTGAAACAGGGCCAGGTGCTGGGCCGCCGCGATTTTCTCCGCGGTGTCTCGTTGGCCGGACTGGCGGCGGGCACGCTGAGCTGGACCGACCTGATGGCTGTCCATGCCCGCGAGCTGCGGTCGCGTAACAAGGCCTGCATCCTGCTGTGGATGCAAGGCGGGCCCAGCCCGTTCGAGACCTTCAACCCGCTACCGGACCACGAAAACGGCGGCGAGACCAAGGCAATCGACACCGCTGTGCCGGGCATCCAGATTGCCGACAACTTCCCACACGTCGCCCAGGTGATGGACGACGTCGCGCTGGTGCGTTCGATGACGACCAAGGAAGGCAATCACCAACGGGCCAGCTTTCTGCTGCACACGGGCTACGCACCCACGGCGAGCGTCAAACATCCGACGCTGGGGTCGATCGCCTCGCGTGAGCTGGGCGACGACGCCTGCGATCTGCCGGCGTTTGTCCGGATCGGCAAGCAGTTTCGCAACACCGGCGGCGGCGGTTTGCTGGGCTCGGAATACGACCCGTTCGTCATGGCGACCGCGGCTCAATTGCCGAGCAACACCAAGCTGACGACCGACGAAGCGCGCTTCCAGCGCCGGCTGGGACTGCTCGAACGGCTCGAAGGCGACCACGTCACGCGCGAAGTCAGCGACCATCGCAAGCTGTACGAGCAGACGGCGCGGATGGTGACCAGCCGAGACATGCGGGCCTTCGATCTCGCCGAAGAACCGGACAAGGTGCGCGAGGCTTACGGTGAGGGCGACTTTGCTGCGGGTTGCCTGATGGCGCGACGCTTGATCGAATCGGGGGTCACGTTCGTCGAGGTCTCGGCCGGTAGCTGGGACACGCACGACGACAACTTCAATCGCGTGCGCAAGCTGGCCGGCGAGGTCGATCAGCCCTTTGCCCAGCTCGTGCGCGATTTGAAGCAGCGCTCGCTGCTGGACGACGTGCTTGTCGTCTGGATGGGTGAGTTCGGCCGGACACCCAAGATCAATCCGCGCGGCGGCCGCGACCACTATCCCAAGGCGTTTAACGTGGCGCTGGCCGGCGGCGGCATCCGTGGCGGTCAGGTGATCGGCAAGACGGACCCGTCGGGGGCCGAAGTGGCCGACCGGCCGGTGACGGTGCAAGACCTGCTACAGACGGTCTGCCAGTCGTTGAAGATCGACGCCGCCAAGGAAAACATGAGTTCGATCGGGCGGCCCATCAAGGTCGTCGACGGCGGGGCGCCGATCAGCGAGCTGTTTGCCTAG
- a CDS encoding DUF1549 and DUF1553 domain-containing protein translates to MARATLFVGVVWVACGTLAVPAAMQAAEWKTSGVAADVAPPLPIETPLNPAEAAARVDQLLSSELHSADTALTKQADDETFLRRATLDLIGELPTPESVTAFVLDNSPDKRTALVEHLLADRLYGQNWARYWRDVMLYRRSDDRALISSVAAVNWLTEQFNANTRWDQIARELITAEGNLLEAGDTVLIASQWGQIPETAAEVSRVLMGIQIQCANCHNHPTDRWNRQQFHELAAFFPRIAVRRAPDDGGRRTFEVASLKTPKRPAAKNNPKAKAKKGPPDREHYMPDLEDPSAKGTLMTPKFFVNGQTLPLGSDDLDRRAQLAAWITARENPWFAKAIVNRLWAELVGEGFYEPVDDLGPDRQASAPQTIDFLAGQFVAHDYDVKWLLATIASTSAYQRESRTRREPDETPFVANCPQRLRADQLFNVLSSALELPDRPERAGRPAALAQAAQNGGRLQMISLFGFDPSDPRDEVTGAIDQALLLMNSPLLHTAIGGRNSRTMLGKLLAENDDNEMVVVELYLRCLAREPQDDELRTCLAHIRKSPSRAEGCEDVLWALINSTEFLYRN, encoded by the coding sequence ATGGCTCGGGCTACTTTGTTTGTAGGGGTCGTATGGGTTGCCTGTGGCACCCTGGCCGTGCCTGCTGCGATGCAGGCCGCGGAATGGAAAACCTCGGGCGTCGCCGCCGACGTCGCCCCGCCGCTGCCGATCGAAACGCCGCTCAACCCGGCCGAGGCCGCGGCACGCGTCGATCAATTGCTGTCCTCGGAGCTGCACTCGGCCGACACGGCGCTTACCAAGCAGGCTGACGACGAGACGTTTCTTCGCCGCGCCACGCTCGACCTGATCGGCGAGCTGCCCACCCCGGAATCGGTGACCGCGTTCGTCCTCGACAATTCACCCGACAAACGCACCGCGCTCGTCGAGCATCTGCTGGCCGATCGACTCTATGGACAGAACTGGGCCCGCTATTGGCGCGACGTGATGCTCTATCGCCGGAGCGACGATCGAGCGCTGATTTCCAGCGTCGCGGCCGTCAACTGGCTGACCGAGCAATTCAATGCCAACACGCGTTGGGATCAAATCGCCCGCGAATTGATCACCGCCGAAGGCAACCTGCTCGAAGCAGGCGACACGGTGCTGATTGCCTCGCAATGGGGACAGATCCCCGAGACGGCGGCCGAGGTATCGCGCGTACTAATGGGCATTCAAATCCAGTGCGCCAACTGCCACAACCATCCGACCGACCGCTGGAACCGCCAGCAATTCCACGAGCTGGCCGCTTTCTTCCCGCGAATCGCCGTGCGCCGCGCGCCGGACGATGGCGGTCGCCGCACGTTCGAAGTGGCCTCGCTGAAGACGCCGAAGCGGCCGGCCGCCAAGAACAACCCGAAGGCCAAGGCCAAGAAGGGCCCGCCGGACCGTGAGCATTACATGCCCGATCTCGAAGATCCTTCGGCCAAGGGCACGTTGATGACCCCGAAGTTCTTCGTCAACGGCCAGACGCTGCCCCTGGGCTCGGACGACCTCGATCGCCGCGCCCAATTGGCCGCGTGGATCACGGCCCGAGAGAACCCGTGGTTTGCCAAGGCGATCGTCAATCGCCTGTGGGCCGAGCTTGTCGGCGAGGGGTTTTACGAGCCGGTCGACGACCTGGGTCCCGATCGCCAGGCCTCGGCGCCGCAGACCATCGACTTCCTGGCCGGGCAGTTCGTCGCGCACGACTACGACGTCAAGTGGCTGCTGGCGACGATCGCTTCGACGAGCGCCTATCAGCGCGAAAGCCGAACCCGTCGCGAGCCGGACGAGACGCCCTTTGTGGCCAACTGTCCGCAGCGGCTGCGCGCCGACCAGTTGTTCAACGTGCTGAGCTCCGCGTTGGAGCTGCCCGATCGCCCGGAGCGCGCAGGCCGGCCGGCGGCGTTGGCACAAGCGGCCCAGAACGGCGGCCGGTTGCAGATGATCTCTTTGTTCGGTTTCGACCCGAGCGATCCGCGTGACGAAGTGACCGGCGCGATCGACCAGGCGTTGTTGCTGATGAACTCGCCCCTGCTGCACACGGCGATCGGCGGCCGCAACAGCCGCACTATGCTCGGCAAACTGCTCGCCGAAAACGACGACAACGAGATGGTTGTCGTCGAACTCTATCTGCGCTGCCTGGCACGTGAGCCGCAGGACGACGAATTGCGCACCTGCCTGGCCCATATCCGCAAGTCGCCGAGTCGGGCCGAGGGCTGCGAAGACGTCCTCTGGGCACTGATCAATTCGACCGAATTCCTGTACCGCAACTAA
- a CDS encoding CHAT domain-containing protein, whose product MFTRFRRFRNAAPLAPVALLVVALVGLCCCHTAPAQVLGDRSYPQITYEAVFPAYYDGDYAAALDAFRREGSRGIKMPTRWIDSICYHTMVGECYYQLGQMDQALEQYESALKLYLSFPDWLLQVQFPPGINPQTTLKTVPWGKSARKARPGAFPDTVQIFQGQVDQSQVLRQGGVVKMPLLLGLHANEIVRCTILAMRRYRELGGPTCAQQQVTRDLIATLARRPVQPNHWTETWADVMLGVAYLAGGKDTQAKPVLERGLIALGEYDHPFTAVALFELGRMAMSEANYEVADNYFREATYAAVQFGDPGLFEEIVRWGTTNHLVANRDGLWPVLESARGWSRQQNQRALAASVALCIAESLAAQRQAAPCQQTLADVRNLISPERSLQNSRLGARFNYLSAVNAFQQQQVSAGEQSLAAAMTFQSKGSLWNFHLRLVDRLYGSGNIAPRNAVEYYAQLLRDPSALDWSQQPLEAITFALTPHASSYGNWFRAALERKAHEVALEVADLERRERFFTALPFGGRLLAIRWLLETPSDRLDQQATLDRQALLSRFPDYEALAKQVEQLRGQLGQLPLVPDDDEEQHKLVAGLKELESISARQEVLLREMSLSREASKITFPARHTAEEIESKLPEKTVLLDFYFSGKSYYVFAYTDGKYANWQIAQAAGVHKQLVKVLHDLGQVDANRPLDREALASDAWKKSAAELLKMLTKGGGDNLFAAADEVVIVPDGALWYVPFEALPITDADGKLVPLLSKCRVRYAPFASACVPDGRGRRPSAATAIVAGRLYPRDEPEVAKNWAQQLAEDLPGVGILPMPLPAPSATYSSLFSRLLVFDDIQLPADDLLAWRPVQFDKQPQSGSLSSWIALPGGAPDEVLLPGFHSAAESGVKKGSTDVPGRELFLATCGLLASGTRTVLISRWRVGGQTSFDLMREFLRELPAGDAAKAWQRSVLLAMSTKIDPPSEPRVNAAGMKDPPTAEHPFFWAGYLLIDPGSGGASSDDTGGGVLKLKPKSGDGGENQEGAPAEPNDDSGEDRSSNAAADGSTNRPPN is encoded by the coding sequence ATGTTCACCAGGTTCCGACGGTTCCGCAACGCGGCGCCCTTGGCGCCCGTCGCTTTGCTGGTGGTGGCGCTGGTCGGGCTCTGCTGCTGCCACACGGCGCCGGCCCAGGTGCTGGGCGATCGGTCGTATCCGCAGATCACTTACGAGGCGGTGTTCCCGGCCTATTACGACGGCGATTACGCGGCCGCGCTCGATGCCTTTCGCCGCGAAGGAAGCCGCGGGATCAAGATGCCGACCCGGTGGATCGACTCGATCTGCTACCACACGATGGTCGGCGAGTGCTACTACCAGCTTGGCCAAATGGACCAGGCACTCGAACAGTACGAATCGGCGCTGAAGCTCTATCTCAGCTTTCCCGACTGGTTGCTGCAGGTGCAGTTCCCGCCAGGTATCAATCCTCAGACTACGCTCAAGACGGTTCCCTGGGGCAAGTCGGCCCGCAAGGCACGGCCCGGCGCGTTTCCCGACACGGTGCAGATCTTCCAGGGTCAGGTCGACCAATCGCAGGTGCTGCGTCAAGGCGGCGTCGTGAAGATGCCGCTGCTGCTGGGGCTGCACGCCAACGAAATCGTGCGTTGCACGATCCTCGCCATGCGGCGCTACCGCGAATTGGGCGGGCCCACCTGTGCGCAACAGCAGGTGACCAGGGACCTGATCGCCACCTTGGCGCGCAGACCCGTCCAACCGAACCACTGGACCGAGACCTGGGCCGACGTGATGTTAGGCGTGGCCTACCTGGCCGGCGGCAAGGACACGCAGGCCAAGCCCGTGCTCGAGCGCGGCCTGATCGCGCTGGGTGAGTACGACCACCCGTTCACGGCCGTGGCCCTGTTCGAGCTGGGCCGGATGGCCATGAGCGAGGCCAACTACGAAGTTGCTGACAATTACTTCCGCGAAGCGACGTACGCGGCCGTGCAATTCGGCGACCCGGGCCTGTTCGAGGAAATCGTCCGCTGGGGTACCACGAACCATCTCGTCGCGAATCGCGACGGTCTGTGGCCGGTGCTCGAGTCGGCGCGCGGCTGGTCGCGCCAGCAGAATCAGCGGGCCCTGGCGGCCAGCGTAGCGTTGTGCATCGCCGAATCGTTGGCGGCTCAGCGCCAGGCTGCCCCCTGCCAGCAAACGCTGGCCGACGTGCGCAACCTGATCTCGCCGGAGCGGAGCCTGCAGAATTCGCGGCTGGGGGCGCGGTTCAATTACCTCTCGGCTGTCAACGCCTTTCAACAGCAGCAGGTGTCGGCCGGCGAACAGAGCCTGGCCGCCGCGATGACCTTCCAATCCAAGGGTTCGCTGTGGAATTTCCATTTGCGGCTCGTGGATCGCTTGTATGGCAGCGGCAATATCGCCCCGCGCAATGCGGTTGAATACTATGCGCAACTGCTACGCGACCCGTCGGCGCTCGACTGGAGCCAGCAGCCGCTCGAAGCGATTACGTTTGCACTCACGCCACATGCGTCCAGCTACGGGAACTGGTTCCGCGCGGCGCTCGAGCGCAAGGCACACGAGGTGGCGCTCGAAGTGGCCGATCTCGAACGCCGCGAGCGGTTCTTCACCGCCCTGCCGTTTGGCGGCCGGCTGTTGGCGATTCGCTGGCTGCTCGAAACACCGAGCGATCGCTTGGACCAGCAAGCGACGCTCGATCGGCAGGCGCTGTTGAGCCGGTTTCCCGACTACGAGGCGCTGGCCAAGCAGGTCGAGCAATTGCGCGGGCAGCTCGGGCAGTTGCCGCTGGTGCCCGACGACGACGAGGAACAACACAAGCTGGTCGCGGGGTTGAAAGAGCTGGAGTCGATCAGCGCGCGACAAGAGGTATTGCTTCGCGAAATGTCTCTCAGCCGGGAAGCGAGCAAGATCACCTTCCCCGCGCGGCACACCGCCGAAGAGATCGAATCGAAGCTGCCGGAAAAGACCGTGCTCCTCGATTTCTACTTCAGCGGCAAGAGCTATTACGTCTTCGCCTATACCGACGGCAAGTATGCCAACTGGCAAATCGCGCAGGCGGCGGGCGTTCACAAGCAGCTCGTCAAGGTGCTGCACGACCTGGGCCAGGTCGACGCCAACCGCCCTCTCGATCGTGAGGCGCTGGCCAGTGATGCCTGGAAGAAATCGGCCGCCGAGCTGCTCAAGATGCTCACCAAGGGGGGCGGCGACAATCTGTTCGCCGCGGCGGACGAGGTCGTGATCGTGCCTGACGGGGCGCTGTGGTACGTACCGTTCGAGGCGCTGCCGATCACCGACGCGGACGGCAAGTTGGTGCCCTTGCTCTCCAAATGCCGGGTGCGCTACGCGCCCTTTGCTTCGGCGTGCGTGCCCGATGGACGTGGACGCCGCCCTTCGGCGGCGACGGCGATCGTCGCGGGTCGATTGTATCCCCGGGACGAACCCGAGGTGGCCAAGAACTGGGCGCAGCAACTGGCCGAAGACCTGCCTGGCGTCGGGATCTTGCCGATGCCGCTGCCCGCGCCGTCGGCGACGTATAGCTCGCTGTTCTCGCGGCTGCTCGTGTTCGACGACATTCAATTGCCGGCGGACGACCTGTTGGCATGGCGGCCAGTGCAGTTCGACAAGCAGCCGCAAAGCGGTTCGCTGTCGTCTTGGATCGCTTTGCCCGGGGGTGCGCCGGACGAGGTGCTTTTGCCAGGATTTCACAGCGCCGCCGAGTCGGGCGTGAAAAAAGGCAGCACCGATGTGCCCGGACGCGAACTGTTCCTTGCCACCTGCGGTCTCCTGGCGTCGGGCACGCGCACGGTGCTCATCAGCCGTTGGCGCGTCGGTGGTCAGACGAGCTTCGACCTGATGCGCGAGTTCTTGCGCGAGCTGCCGGCCGGCGACGCGGCCAAGGCCTGGCAGCGGAGCGTGCTCCTGGCGATGTCGACGAAGATCGATCCGCCTTCCGAGCCGCGCGTCAACGCAGCCGGCATGAAAGATCCGCCCACGGCCGAGCATCCATTCTTCTGGGCCGGTTATCTGCTGATCGATCCGGGCAGCGGCGGTGCGTCTTCGGACGACACCGGCGGCGGGGTGCTGAAACTCAAGCCGAAGTCCGGCGACGGAGGGGAGAACCAGGAAGGCGCACCCGCCGAACCGAACGACGACTCGGGCGAAGATCGCTCGTCGAACGCCGCCGCCGACGGTTCAACGAATCGTCCGCCGAACTAG